Proteins encoded within one genomic window of Gigantopelta aegis isolate Gae_Host chromosome 2, Gae_host_genome, whole genome shotgun sequence:
- the LOC121387651 gene encoding uncharacterized protein LOC121387651, whose amino-acid sequence MDKSKNFIPNSDETLKGVHTEVSDFLSSDEESMKSRTNVKKSKVIFSQNWPKFLVIGSTDDGALTKLSPFAIQKAIIGLAGEPESVKKIKNGLLAECLTVKHSACLLKSTVFCSVAIKVTAHTSLNSSKGVIRSRDLEGVSEEEICQNLSSHGFTAVRRIKVRRNNDLLPTNTCILTFNIPTLPQYVKAGYLNIPVEPFIPNPLRCFKCQRFGHGQNTCRGKLTCARCGLFDHDRKTCKNYAICLNCKGNHCAYSRECPWWQLEKQVQQVKVQKKLSFIDARRLVETATPTVADKSYTAAASAKVATKSVAVNTDLTWHCDEAKYKKLSDIEKT is encoded by the coding sequence atgGATAAATCCAAAaactttattccaaattctgatGAGACCCTGAAAGGtgtccacaccgaagtttcggacttCTTGTCTTCAGACGAGGAGTCCATGAAATCGAGAACAAATGTgaagaaatccaaagtgattttttcacaaaattggCCAAAATTTCTCGTCATTGGTTCCACTGATGATGGGGCCTTGACTAAACTTTCTCCTTTTGCCATTCAAAAGGCAATTAttggcttggctggtgagccaGAATCTGTCAAGAAAATAAAGAATGGGTTGCTGGCTGAGTGTTTAACCGTTAAACACTCAGCCTGCCTTCTCAAATCAACAGTTTTTTGCAGTGTTGCGATTAAGGTAACTGCTCATACCTCCCTCAATTCCTCAAAGGGAGTGATCAGAAGCAGAGATCTGGAAGGAGTCAGTGAGGAAGAAATATGTCAAAATCTTAGCTCACATGGTTTTACTGCCGTGAGGAGGATAAAGGTTCGTCGCAACAATGACTTGTTACCGACGAATACTTGCATCCTCACATTTAATATCCCTACCCTTCCCCAATATGTCAAAGCTGGTTACCTTAATATTCCTGTTGAACCTTTCATTCCAAATCCCTTACGTTGTTTCAAATGCCAGAGGTTTGGACATGGACAGAACACATGTCGTGGTAAACttacatgtgctcgttgtggtcttTTTGACCATGACAGAAAAACATGTAAAAACTATGCCATTTGTCTTAACTGCAAGGGAAACCACTGTGCATACTCACGCGAGTGTCCATGGTGGCAGCTGGAGAAACAGGTTCAACAGGTAAAAGTACAAAAGAAACTATCCTTCATTGATGCCAGGAGGTTGGTGGAGACGGCAACACCTACTGTGGCTGACAAGTCTTATACAGCTGCAGCTTCTGCCAAAGTCGCCACTAAAAGTGTTGCAGTCAATACAGATCTAACCTGGCATTGTGATGAAGCCAAGTACAAAAAGCTGTCTGATATTGAGAAGACTTAA